One part of the Homo sapiens chromosome 19, GRCh38.p14 Primary Assembly genome encodes these proteins:
- the LGALS13 gene encoding galactoside-binding soluble lectin 13 isoform X1, with the protein MSSLPLQVDFYTDMDEDSDIAFRFRVHFGNHVVMNRREFGIWMLEETTDYVPFEDGKQFELCIYVHYNEYEIKVNGIRIYGFVHRIPPSFVKMVQVSRDISLTSVCVCN; encoded by the exons CTGCAGGTGGATTTCTACACTGACATGGATGAGGATTCAGATATTGCCTTCCGTTTCCGAGTGCACTTTGGCAATCATGTGGTCATGAACAGGCGTGAGTTTGGGATATGGATGTTGGAGGAGACAACAGACTACGTGCCCTTTGAGGATGGCAAACAATTTGAGCTGTGCATCTACGTACATTACAATGAGTATGAG ATAAAGGTCAATGGCATACGCATTTACGGCTTTGTCCATCGAATCCCGCCATCATTTGTGAAGATGGTGCAAGTGTCGAGAGATATCTCCCTGACCTCAGTGTGTGTCTGCAATTGA